One genomic region from Vibrio sp. SCSIO 43137 encodes:
- a CDS encoding helix-turn-helix transcriptional regulator: MRHYHFHLITNKTDVLTDEQLFELSDLLYEAGCDDGTVAVMNGTLYVTFDRESNSYENAVISALKDIEKIDFLRVVSVDAGEWVGLTDAAILSGITKSTLSRYSKGNRGSGGFPSPKRKIDSKNPLWKWSEIAAWLNAHGKASEELARSAEFTETINVSLQMRNVTFYQNAKELLGKLHQAS, translated from the coding sequence ATGAGACACTACCACTTTCACCTAATCACTAATAAGACCGATGTTTTAACTGATGAGCAGTTGTTTGAGCTATCTGATCTGCTTTATGAAGCTGGTTGTGATGACGGGACTGTTGCTGTAATGAATGGAACTTTGTATGTAACGTTTGATAGAGAATCAAACAGCTATGAAAATGCAGTAATTAGCGCATTGAAAGATATTGAAAAGATAGATTTTTTACGTGTTGTGTCTGTCGATGCAGGAGAGTGGGTTGGGCTAACGGATGCGGCGATTTTATCCGGAATAACTAAATCAACACTATCACGTTATTCGAAAGGCAATCGTGGTTCCGGAGGGTTCCCTAGTCCAAAGCGTAAAATTGATAGCAAAAACCCTTTGTGGAAATGGTCTGAAATTGCTGCTTGGTTAAATGCTCATGGTAAGGCAAGTGAAGAACTTGCCAGAAGTGCAGAGTTTACTGAAACCATCAATGTATCTTTGCAGATGCGTAATGTTACTTTTTATCAGAACGCTAAAGAACTACTTGGCAAACTACACCAAGCCAGTTAA
- a CDS encoding c-type cytochrome: MLATKVLNGKVDKGMPAWNGILNKQDTLDIFAYIQSVQ, encoded by the coding sequence ATGTTGGCGACCAAAGTCCTGAACGGTAAAGTGGATAAAGGCATGCCCGCATGGAACGGCATTCTGAATAAGCAGGACACTCTTGATATCTTTGCTTATATTCAGTCGGTGCAGTAG
- the dhiT gene encoding type II toxin-antitoxin system toxin DhiT has protein sequence MPEILRRYLGMIFRMQFEGHEPHHRPHIHVKFGEYEISIAIDNIEAIAGYLPAKKLKKALDYIENHQGALLEQWNKAVNGEPVRMIEP, from the coding sequence ATGCCGGAAATATTGAGACGATATCTCGGAATGATCTTCAGAATGCAGTTTGAAGGACATGAACCTCATCATCGCCCCCATATACACGTCAAATTTGGTGAGTACGAGATTTCTATTGCTATAGATAACATAGAAGCTATAGCTGGCTATTTACCCGCAAAAAAGCTTAAAAAAGCATTAGATTACATTGAAAACCATCAAGGTGCTCTTTTAGAGCAATGGAATAAGGCCGTTAACGGTGAACCAGTGAGAATGATTGAACCATGA